Proteins encoded within one genomic window of Manis pentadactyla isolate mManPen7 chromosome 4, mManPen7.hap1, whole genome shotgun sequence:
- the SRSF4 gene encoding serine/arginine-rich splicing factor 4 isoform X2, which produces MRGSLNHCGPWLTKNRKPCDDRNLSPLDLGGGYGYRRSGRDKYGPPTRTEYRLIVENLSSRCSWQDLKDYMRQAGEVTYADAHKGRKNEGVIEFVSYSDMKRALEKLDGTEVNGRKIRLVEDKPGSRRRRSYSRSRSHSRSRSRSRHSRKSRSRSGSSKSSPSKSGSRSRSGSHSRSKSRSRSQSRSRSKKEKSRSPSKGNKSRSRSRSADKRHSKSKDQAEEKVQNSDTTGKSKSRSPSRHKSKSKSRSRSQERRAEGEKRGSGSRSRSKEKSRSQEKSLHKSRSRSRGGSRSRSRSKSKDKRKGRKRSREESRSRSRSRSRSRSHSKSERSRKRGGKRDSKSGSSKKKKKEDAGHSPSRSPSRSVSKEREHAKSESGPREGRGGESEEAGTNQETRSRSRSNSKSKPNLPSESRSRSKSVSKTRSRSKSRSRSASRSASRSRSRSHSRS; this is translated from the exons ATGCGTGGCTCTTTGAACCATTGTGGCCCTTGGCTGACCAAAAACAGGAAGCCATGTGACGACCGCAACCTTTCCCCATTAGACCTGGGTG GTGGATATGGTTATAGAAGAAGTGGCCGAGATAAATATGGCCCTCCTACCCGCACAGAATACAGACTTATTGTGGAGAATTTATCAAGTCGGTGCAGCTGGCAAGACCTAAAG gatTATATGCGTCAGGCAGGAGAAGTGACCTATGCAGATGCTCACAAGGGACGCAAAAATGAAGGGGTGATTGAATTTGTGTCTTACTCTGATATGAAAAGAGCCCTGGAAAAGTTAGATGGAACTGAAGTCAATGGCAGAAAAATCAGATTAGTTGAAGACAAGCCTGGTTCTAGACGACGCCGGTCCTACTCCAGGAGCCGGAGTCACTCAAG GTCCCGCTCTCGAAGCAGACATTCCCGTAAGAGCAGAAGCCGCAGCGGCAGCAGCAAAAGCAGCCCTTCTAAGAGTGGATCTCGGTCCAG GTCAGGCTCCCATTCCCGGAGCAAGAGCCGGAGCCGCAGCCAGAGCCGGAGCCGGAGCAAGAAGGAGAAGAGCCGGAGCCCCAGCAAGGGTAACAAGAGCCGCAGTCGCAGCCGCAGTGCCGACAAGCGCCACAGCAAGAGTAAAGACCAAGCGGAGGAAAAGGTCCAGAACAGCGACACCACTGGCAAGTCCAAGAGCCGGAGTCCCAGCAGGCATAAAAGCAAGAGTAAAAGCAGAAGCAGGAGTCAGGAGAGGAGAGCGGAGGGGGAAAAGCGAGGGAGCGGGAGCAGGAGTAGGAGCAAAGAGAAGAGCCGGAGTCAGGAGAAAAGCCTGCAcaagagcaggagcaggagcagaggGGGCAGCCGCAGCCGCAGCCGCAGCAAAAGCAAGGacaagaggaagggaaggaagagaagcagggaggagaGCCGCAGCCGCAGTCGCAGCCGCAGCCGCAGCCGCAGCCACAGCAAAAGTGAGAGGAGCAGAAAGCGAGGTGGCAAGCGAGACAGCAAGTCAGGCAGcagcaagaagaagaagaaggaagacgCTGGCCACTCCCCGTCCAGATCGCCGTCCCGCTCGGTTTCAAAGGAGCGGGAGCATGCCAAGTCCGAGTCCGGCCCGAGGGAAGGCCGAGGAGGGGAGAGTGAGGAAGCTGGCACGAATCAGGAGACCCGGTCCAGGTCGAGGTCCAATTCTAAATCAAAACCAAACCTCCCATCTGAATCACGCTCCAGATCAAAGTCCGTCTCAAAAACCCGATCTCGCTCCAAGTCTCGATCCAGGTCTGCGTCCAGATCAGCCTCCCGGTCTAGATCTCGGTCCCACTCAAGGTCCTAA
- the SRSF4 gene encoding serine/arginine-rich splicing factor 4 isoform X1, translating to MPRVYIGRLSYQARERDVERFFKGYGKILEVDLKNGYGFVEFDDLRDADDAVYELNGKDLCGERVIVEHARGPRRDGSYGSGRSGYGYRRSGRDKYGPPTRTEYRLIVENLSSRCSWQDLKDYMRQAGEVTYADAHKGRKNEGVIEFVSYSDMKRALEKLDGTEVNGRKIRLVEDKPGSRRRRSYSRSRSHSRSRSRSRHSRKSRSRSGSSKSSPSKSGSRSRSGSHSRSKSRSRSQSRSRSKKEKSRSPSKGNKSRSRSRSADKRHSKSKDQAEEKVQNSDTTGKSKSRSPSRHKSKSKSRSRSQERRAEGEKRGSGSRSRSKEKSRSQEKSLHKSRSRSRGGSRSRSRSKSKDKRKGRKRSREESRSRSRSRSRSRSHSKSERSRKRGGKRDSKSGSSKKKKKEDAGHSPSRSPSRSVSKEREHAKSESGPREGRGGESEEAGTNQETRSRSRSNSKSKPNLPSESRSRSKSVSKTRSRSKSRSRSASRSASRSRSRSHSRS from the exons ATGCCGCGGGTGTACATCGGCCGCCTGAGCTACCAGGCCCGGGAGCGCGATGTGGAGCGCTTCTTTAAGGGCTACGGGAAGATCCTGGAGGTGGATCTGAAGAACGG ATATGGGTTTGTGGAGTTTGATGATCTGCGTGATGCAGATGATGCTGTTTATGAACTGAATGGCAAAGACCTTTGTGGTGAGCGAGTAATTGTTGAGCATGCCCGCGGCCCACGTCGAGATGGCAGTTACGGTTCTGGACGCA GTGGATATGGTTATAGAAGAAGTGGCCGAGATAAATATGGCCCTCCTACCCGCACAGAATACAGACTTATTGTGGAGAATTTATCAAGTCGGTGCAGCTGGCAAGACCTAAAG gatTATATGCGTCAGGCAGGAGAAGTGACCTATGCAGATGCTCACAAGGGACGCAAAAATGAAGGGGTGATTGAATTTGTGTCTTACTCTGATATGAAAAGAGCCCTGGAAAAGTTAGATGGAACTGAAGTCAATGGCAGAAAAATCAGATTAGTTGAAGACAAGCCTGGTTCTAGACGACGCCGGTCCTACTCCAGGAGCCGGAGTCACTCAAG GTCCCGCTCTCGAAGCAGACATTCCCGTAAGAGCAGAAGCCGCAGCGGCAGCAGCAAAAGCAGCCCTTCTAAGAGTGGATCTCGGTCCAG GTCAGGCTCCCATTCCCGGAGCAAGAGCCGGAGCCGCAGCCAGAGCCGGAGCCGGAGCAAGAAGGAGAAGAGCCGGAGCCCCAGCAAGGGTAACAAGAGCCGCAGTCGCAGCCGCAGTGCCGACAAGCGCCACAGCAAGAGTAAAGACCAAGCGGAGGAAAAGGTCCAGAACAGCGACACCACTGGCAAGTCCAAGAGCCGGAGTCCCAGCAGGCATAAAAGCAAGAGTAAAAGCAGAAGCAGGAGTCAGGAGAGGAGAGCGGAGGGGGAAAAGCGAGGGAGCGGGAGCAGGAGTAGGAGCAAAGAGAAGAGCCGGAGTCAGGAGAAAAGCCTGCAcaagagcaggagcaggagcagaggGGGCAGCCGCAGCCGCAGCCGCAGCAAAAGCAAGGacaagaggaagggaaggaagagaagcagggaggagaGCCGCAGCCGCAGTCGCAGCCGCAGCCGCAGCCGCAGCCACAGCAAAAGTGAGAGGAGCAGAAAGCGAGGTGGCAAGCGAGACAGCAAGTCAGGCAGcagcaagaagaagaagaaggaagacgCTGGCCACTCCCCGTCCAGATCGCCGTCCCGCTCGGTTTCAAAGGAGCGGGAGCATGCCAAGTCCGAGTCCGGCCCGAGGGAAGGCCGAGGAGGGGAGAGTGAGGAAGCTGGCACGAATCAGGAGACCCGGTCCAGGTCGAGGTCCAATTCTAAATCAAAACCAAACCTCCCATCTGAATCACGCTCCAGATCAAAGTCCGTCTCAAAAACCCGATCTCGCTCCAAGTCTCGATCCAGGTCTGCGTCCAGATCAGCCTCCCGGTCTAGATCTCGGTCCCACTCAAGGTCCTAA